In Euphorbia lathyris chromosome 10, ddEupLath1.1, whole genome shotgun sequence, a single genomic region encodes these proteins:
- the LOC136208933 gene encoding NDR1/HIN1-like protein 1 — translation MSAKDCGNHGEKRRKLFRRIFAGILIFLFLVLVTILIVWAVLRPSKPRIVLQDVTVYAFNTSVPNFLTSNFQVTFSIRNPNDKIGIYYDRLDIYASYRNQQITLRTRIPPNYQGHKEINVWSPNIYGTSVPVAPYNALSLGQDQSAGAVMMMIKMDGRVRFKVGTFISGRYHLYVRCPAYIELGSKTAGVIVGENSVKYSMLVSCSVSL, via the coding sequence ATGTCCGCCAAAGACTGCGGCAACCACGGCGAAAAACGCCGCAAATTATTCCGCCGGATCTTCGCCGGTATCTTAATCTTCCTCTTCCTTGTCCTCGTTACAATCCTTATAGTCTGGGCCGTACTCCGCCCTAGCAAACCTCGAATCGTCCTCCAAGACGTCACCGTCTACGCCTTCAACACTTCCGTCCCTAATTTCCTCACTTCAAATTTTCAGGTAACTTTCTCCATCCGAAATCCTAATGATAAAATCGGAATCTACTACGATAGGCTCGACATCTACGCTTCTTATCGGAATCAGCAAATAACTCTCCGAACACGAATCCCGCCGAATTATCAAGGTCACAAGGAAATCAACGTCTGGTCGCCGAACATTTACGGCACATCGGTTCCGGTTGCTCCTTACAACGCGCTCTCACTCGGCCAAGATCAGTCCGCTGGAGcagtgatgatgatgatcaagATGGATGGACGGGTAAGATTTAAAGTTGGAACGTTCATTTCTGGTAGATATCATTTATATGTTAGATGTCCGGCGTATATAGAGCTCGGAAGTAAGACCGCCGGAGTTATTGTCGGTGAGAACTCCGTTAAATACTCCATGCTGGTGAGTTGCAGTGTTAGTctatga